In Limnobaculum parvum, one DNA window encodes the following:
- a CDS encoding tyrosine-type recombinase/integrase has translation MLTIKQIDSSKPKDKAYRLADGEGLFLFIPPTGKKVWRMRYRFEGKEKTLVIGPYPEISLADARAKRFEAKVKLSSGIDPSEQKQVSKRQEKIADADSFSDIFNEWYLNKSKVWSIGYAEEMKDMFDKDILPVIGHMKMEEIEPMVMLKVIRLFENRGAMERADKARRRCGEVFRYAIVTGRAKYNPAPDLVDAMQGYRKANYPFLPMEEIHGFNRALTGYGGSIIAKIATQILQYTALRTVELRSMEWDKIDFDNKIITIEPSVMKGRKQHIVPMSQQVIDLLKFLKAITGQYKLVFVGRSNHNKSISENTILGVIRRIGYSGRTCGHGFRHQFSTVLNEKHWHKDAIEAQLAHVNSEGTRGIYNHAKYLEKRREMMQWWANWIDELVE, from the coding sequence ATGCTGACAATTAAACAAATTGATTCATCAAAGCCTAAAGACAAGGCATACCGACTTGCTGATGGTGAGGGGCTGTTTCTTTTTATCCCACCAACAGGAAAAAAAGTTTGGAGGATGAGATATAGATTCGAAGGAAAAGAAAAAACTTTGGTTATCGGACCTTATCCTGAAATCAGTCTTGCTGATGCCAGGGCAAAACGTTTTGAAGCAAAAGTAAAACTCTCCAGCGGCATCGACCCATCTGAGCAAAAACAGGTATCAAAAAGGCAAGAGAAAATAGCTGACGCTGATTCTTTTTCTGACATCTTCAATGAATGGTATTTAAACAAATCTAAAGTATGGTCGATTGGCTATGCTGAAGAAATGAAGGACATGTTTGATAAAGACATTCTTCCAGTTATTGGACACATGAAGATGGAAGAAATCGAGCCCATGGTAATGCTTAAAGTGATTCGTCTTTTTGAGAATCGCGGCGCAATGGAAAGAGCAGATAAAGCAAGGCGTAGATGCGGGGAAGTGTTCAGATATGCCATTGTTACAGGTAGAGCTAAATATAACCCAGCACCAGATCTGGTTGATGCCATGCAGGGATACCGGAAGGCAAACTACCCTTTTCTCCCTATGGAAGAAATTCATGGTTTTAATCGTGCTCTGACCGGATATGGCGGCAGTATTATAGCGAAAATAGCCACTCAAATTTTGCAATATACAGCTCTCAGGACCGTAGAGTTACGTTCAATGGAATGGGATAAAATCGACTTTGACAACAAAATTATCACAATCGAACCCTCGGTAATGAAAGGCCGCAAGCAGCACATAGTCCCTATGTCACAACAAGTTATAGATTTACTGAAATTCCTTAAAGCCATTACGGGACAATATAAATTAGTCTTTGTTGGACGTTCAAACCATAACAAGTCAATCAGTGAAAACACTATTCTTGGAGTAATACGCCGTATAGGGTATTCAGGAAGGACATGTGGACACGGATTCAGGCACCAATTTAGTACTGTGTTAAATGAAAAACACTGGCATAAAGATGCCATAGAGGCTCAATTAGCTCACGTAAATAGTGAAGGTACGCGCGGAATATACAATCATGCTAAATATTTAGAAAAGCGCCGGGAAATGATGCAATGGTGGGCAAACTGGATTGATGAATTGGTTGAATAG
- a CDS encoding DUF2787 family protein, with protein sequence MKLKSTRLKRKVPHLTITCDLPIFKPFITLLANVIELHPKVFSITLNYNNTDYTAKSGGYRPVEIRLERKQDNRWHICYVTEFTYIATPFGHESTYAIDFDFSRGIGYQLGMTSEPIAAYGPLFSLWQRNFCRYHSYDTYQCKISIEEA encoded by the coding sequence ATGAAATTAAAATCTACTCGACTAAAAAGAAAAGTGCCACACTTAACCATCACCTGTGATTTACCGATTTTTAAACCTTTCATTACCCTGCTGGCAAATGTGATAGAACTTCATCCTAAGGTCTTCAGCATTACACTCAATTACAACAATACTGACTATACGGCAAAATCGGGCGGTTACCGCCCTGTTGAGATTAGACTGGAAAGGAAACAGGATAATCGCTGGCATATTTGTTACGTAACTGAGTTTACCTATATAGCGACACCATTTGGCCACGAATCAACTTATGCCATTGATTTTGACTTTAGCCGGGGCATCGGTTACCAGTTAGGTATGACTTCAGAACCTATTGCTGCCTACGGGCCACTGTTTAGCCTCTGGCAACGTAACTTCTGTCGTTACCATTCCTATGATACCTATCAGTGCAAAATCAGCATTGAGGAAGCATAA
- a CDS encoding GTPase family protein, which produces MNDESGIDIVRSCLDILPKSVSDKIIDKLKHSVNYEPVIGVMGKTGAGKSSLCNAIFRSNICDVSDVGACTREVKRMKLTFGKRSLILIDIPGVGESQERDDEYRQLYRSLLPDLDIVLWVLKGDDRAFSSDEYFYHHVIKTSQEGDNKIIFVLNQIDKIEPYREWDTENNCPSLSQLQNIKEKQAYVEKCFDFPRNHIVAVSANDKYNIDLLVEEIIRCLPKHAKSNVIAQVDPKNRTGQAVTESKEAFGDELGNFIDNLLDVIPLPSPVKTVLKASKSKVISTAKKVWGFFFG; this is translated from the coding sequence ATGAATGATGAATCTGGCATTGATATTGTTAGGTCCTGCCTGGATATTTTACCTAAGTCAGTCAGTGACAAAATCATTGATAAATTGAAACACTCGGTTAACTACGAACCTGTCATCGGCGTGATGGGAAAAACGGGGGCCGGAAAATCCAGTTTATGCAATGCCATATTTCGCAGCAATATCTGTGATGTCAGCGATGTCGGCGCTTGCACCCGGGAAGTTAAGCGAATGAAGCTGACCTTTGGCAAACGGTCTCTCATTCTGATTGATATTCCCGGCGTTGGTGAAAGTCAGGAGCGTGATGATGAGTACAGGCAGCTATACCGTTCACTACTACCTGACCTGGATATTGTACTGTGGGTATTAAAAGGGGATGACCGGGCATTCTCATCGGATGAATACTTTTATCACCATGTGATTAAAACCAGTCAGGAGGGAGATAACAAAATTATTTTTGTCTTAAATCAAATAGACAAAATTGAACCCTACCGGGAATGGGATACAGAAAATAATTGCCCCTCCCTCTCCCAACTTCAAAATATCAAAGAAAAACAAGCCTATGTTGAAAAATGCTTTGATTTCCCCAGAAACCACATTGTTGCCGTATCCGCAAATGATAAATACAACATTGATTTATTGGTTGAGGAAATCATTCGATGCCTCCCAAAGCATGCCAAAAGCAACGTCATCGCACAGGTCGATCCCAAAAACAGAACCGGCCAGGCAGTCACAGAATCAAAAGAGGCTTTCGGCGACGAACTCGGTAATTTCATTGATAACTTATTAGACGTTATACCGCTGCCTTCTCCTGTTAAAACAGTGCTAAAAGCGAGCAAAAGTAAGGTGATATCAACAGCTAAAAAGGTGTGGGGATTCTTCTTTGGCTAA
- a CDS encoding DUF1281 domain-containing protein: protein MPNWCANHLDITGEPSQLKALEDWLTGKSPLLAYQRAIYQSIKLLVAGCAGIRVPTLLEHETQPVQWHFPPLPQLVSPETTGVFSPEDLAFTRWLKLLKCNPALDKHYCQVIERYWQQSGLKDIRWENLTDAQQETVNTLFHKKYADWFGTLASV, encoded by the coding sequence ATGCCAAACTGGTGTGCCAATCATCTGGATATCACAGGTGAACCATCTCAGCTTAAGGCGCTGGAAGACTGGCTAACGGGTAAATCCCCACTACTGGCCTATCAACGAGCCATTTATCAAAGCATCAAGCTTCTGGTTGCCGGTTGTGCCGGAATACGGGTACCAACCCTCCTGGAGCATGAAACTCAACCAGTTCAGTGGCATTTTCCACCACTGCCTCAATTAGTATCACCAGAAACTACTGGCGTATTTAGTCCCGAGGATCTTGCGTTTACCCGTTGGTTAAAATTACTAAAATGTAACCCGGCACTGGATAAACATTATTGTCAGGTGATTGAACGCTATTGGCAACAAAGTGGCCTGAAGGATATACGCTGGGAGAATCTGACCGATGCACAACAAGAAACTGTTAATACACTGTTTCATAAAAAGTACGCGGACTGGTTTGGCACTTTAGCCTCTGTCTGA
- a CDS encoding DUF1281 family ferredoxin-like fold protein, translating into MYLDLYGIKSPEAYNLHYNRHSTSNMTVDFDSPWSPPNDAVMEALGKRFDCQLVHYYCEEGDCFCGRGEYEQGTLIERVCDELVYGEMDDEGMSEIIGPDYILENISHFGG; encoded by the coding sequence TTGTACCTTGATTTATATGGTATCAAATCTCCCGAAGCTTATAACCTGCACTATAACCGACATAGTACAAGCAATATGACCGTGGATTTTGACAGCCCCTGGAGTCCACCCAATGATGCAGTCATGGAAGCCTTAGGCAAACGCTTTGATTGCCAACTGGTACATTATTATTGTGAGGAAGGCGATTGTTTCTGTGGGCGAGGAGAATATGAACAAGGTACTCTGATTGAAAGAGTCTGTGATGAACTGGTGTACGGGGAAATGGATGACGAGGGTATGTCTGAAATCATCGGTCCGGATTATATTCTGGAGAATATCAGCCATTTTGGCGGTTAA
- the tssE gene encoding type VI secretion system baseplate subunit TssE, with product MGPSLYESLMGNFKSGIAVDEVNEQTQTILSVMDNIQRILNSRAGAIKYLPDYGLPDLSLIYQELPSSAHSLMRAIQHTLLKYEPRLYDVELTLEPGGKEMILSYTLTCHLKEIGLVRFGTYFMPEGRAILRRLTVR from the coding sequence ATGGGACCGTCACTGTATGAATCCCTGATGGGGAATTTTAAATCGGGTATCGCGGTGGATGAGGTGAATGAACAGACGCAAACCATCCTCAGCGTGATGGACAACATTCAACGTATCCTCAACAGCCGGGCTGGCGCGATTAAATATCTGCCGGACTATGGCTTACCCGATCTCAGCCTGATTTATCAGGAATTGCCGTCATCAGCCCACAGCCTGATGCGGGCTATCCAGCATACGTTGCTCAAGTACGAACCGCGCCTGTATGACGTTGAACTGACGCTGGAGCCCGGCGGAAAAGAGATGATCCTCAGCTACACCTTAACCTGCCATCTAAAAGAAATAGGGCTGGTACGCTTCGGTACCTACTTTATGCCGGAAGGCAGGGCGATATTGCGGCGGTTGACGGTGCGCTAG
- the tssJ gene encoding type VI secretion system lipoprotein TssJ: MTMKQQKKNKSVAVLAVGMMLLGGLLTGCGLMQTATDGTVSVAKAIFIKDIKELHLDFAARAELNPGDGGVPASLVIRTYQLGKKENFEKATYQDLLENDEKVLGADFISRDDVVLTPSSAIALDSSMHKEAAFVGVVALFRTPNLDDNSWRVLIERNDLEADKPRLLVANYAEIGLVPVK, encoded by the coding sequence ATGACAATGAAACAGCAAAAAAAGAATAAGTCAGTCGCGGTACTTGCTGTCGGCATGATGTTACTGGGCGGTCTATTAACCGGATGTGGGCTGATGCAAACCGCAACGGATGGAACGGTCAGCGTCGCCAAAGCCATTTTTATTAAAGACATCAAAGAGCTGCATCTGGACTTTGCTGCTCGCGCCGAGCTTAACCCCGGTGACGGCGGCGTTCCTGCTTCACTGGTGATTCGCACCTACCAGTTGGGCAAAAAGGAAAACTTTGAAAAAGCCACCTATCAAGACCTGCTGGAAAATGATGAAAAGGTGCTGGGGGCGGACTTCATCTCTCGGGATGACGTGGTGTTGACCCCGTCGTCCGCCATTGCGCTGGATTCATCAATGCATAAAGAGGCCGCGTTTGTCGGGGTGGTCGCCTTATTCCGCACGCCCAATTTGGACGATAACAGCTGGCGCGTGCTGATTGAACGTAATGATTTAGAGGCAGATAAACCGAGGCTGCTGGTGGCGAACTACGCGGAAATCGGTTTGGTTCCGGTCAAATAG
- the tssG gene encoding type VI secretion system baseplate subunit TssG, producing the protein MDRQQDSTFSPLMEGLFRHVPRMNFYKFCQYIEQQHPDLPPLGKTETPGTDPVRFRPVPEMGFPASEMKRVEWDAQFPERPPTVRTTFLGLYGVDAVLPYAWLDDIVQRQEGHESLEGFLDIFNHRVMTQYYRIWLKYYYPAGFRAGGTDLVSQCLLGLAGFGIEGSSEQIAAPPSRFLALLGLITQRTRTGDGLRCVVNLLLPGAEVEVREFYPQWFNLESPARLQRDEPVSLQRSAVLGRRFKESNSAVHVTITPINIQQVEGLLPGESIHTDLMALLRAYLGYRFDACMNMNVKRSLLPKAQLGESRVRLGLTAVLGMKQWDKQHQAITVNLGRYVGLAAGQQ; encoded by the coding sequence ATGGACCGACAGCAAGACAGTACGTTCTCCCCTTTGATGGAAGGGCTGTTCCGGCACGTGCCGCGAATGAATTTTTATAAGTTCTGTCAGTATATTGAACAGCAACATCCTGATTTACCGCCGCTGGGCAAAACCGAAACGCCGGGCACCGATCCGGTTCGCTTTCGGCCAGTGCCGGAGATGGGTTTTCCCGCCAGTGAAATGAAGCGAGTAGAGTGGGACGCACAATTTCCCGAGCGCCCGCCGACGGTACGCACCACCTTTTTGGGACTGTACGGCGTCGATGCGGTACTGCCTTACGCCTGGCTGGATGACATTGTTCAGCGTCAGGAGGGGCATGAGTCGCTGGAAGGGTTTCTCGATATCTTCAACCATCGGGTCATGACCCAGTATTATCGAATTTGGCTGAAATATTACTATCCGGCCGGATTTCGCGCCGGGGGGACAGATTTAGTCTCCCAGTGTTTACTGGGGCTGGCGGGCTTCGGTATCGAAGGATCTAGCGAGCAGATAGCCGCGCCGCCGTCGCGTTTTCTGGCGCTGCTGGGGCTGATCACCCAACGAACCCGCACCGGTGACGGCTTACGCTGTGTGGTAAATTTGCTGCTACCGGGCGCGGAGGTTGAGGTGCGGGAGTTCTATCCCCAGTGGTTCAATCTTGAGTCGCCCGCCCGATTACAACGGGATGAACCGGTTAGCCTACAGCGCTCGGCGGTTTTAGGCCGACGCTTTAAAGAGAGCAACAGTGCGGTTCACGTCACCATCACCCCCATCAATATTCAACAGGTAGAAGGGCTGCTGCCCGGTGAATCGATTCATACCGATTTAATGGCGCTGCTGCGGGCCTACCTCGGCTATCGTTTTGACGCCTGTATGAACATGAATGTGAAACGGTCGTTATTGCCTAAAGCACAGTTAGGGGAATCCCGGGTGCGTTTAGGGCTCACGGCGGTGCTGGGCATGAAGCAATGGGATAAGCAACATCAGGCAATAACGGTCAATCTGGGGCGCTATGTGGGTTTAGCCGCTGGACAGCAATAG
- the tssF gene encoding type VI secretion system baseplate subunit TssF has product MDDLIKRYYEAEMRYLREAGKEFAQVHPDRAGLLNLDRVGDRDPYVERLFEGFAFLMGRLRQKLDDDLPELTEGVVSLLWPHYLRIIPSLAIVELLPDFNVLPRKEIVEPGFGVQTSPIGPSKTCCKYQTTQRVEIQPIKITRAGIRSHQDGRSVIHMRFDFGEMADRKQMDLSNLCLYINADTPVASALYRAMVYQVGAMKIRYPGYQDGALQPFNGRITPAGFSSDERLWLKPDNAFGGYQLLLEYFTFREKFMFVDLQGLDLAQIPLACNAFELELVLNEIWADDLPFNAENIRLHCSPVINLFPMEADPVRVNQLDSEYLLRPLLLQDGHIEIYSVDAVQSISRHGRASYVPFTSFRHRGGMLRHDAPERYYHTRVRRGASGLHDTWLILGGQVWDRAEEVYDETLSLRITGTNGMLPRKALRNASINQISHSQTGVVAVRNLCAPTLPCYPPVNDRFHWRVLSHLAPNYLSLMNAEVLRGTLALYDWTDNELNRRRLEGIVEVKHKPVQRMTKGMLERGVEIEITLNTHQFPGEGDVALFGELLHQFFALYADLNLFTRLTLVLLPTGKRLKWTDSKTVRSPL; this is encoded by the coding sequence ATGGACGATTTGATTAAACGCTATTATGAAGCGGAAATGCGTTATCTGCGTGAAGCAGGTAAAGAGTTTGCACAGGTGCATCCGGACAGGGCAGGCCTGCTGAATCTCGATCGGGTTGGCGACAGAGACCCCTACGTAGAACGGCTGTTTGAAGGCTTTGCTTTTCTCATGGGCCGCCTGCGCCAAAAGCTGGACGATGACCTGCCGGAGCTGACCGAAGGGGTGGTCAGTCTGCTGTGGCCGCACTATCTGCGTATTATTCCTTCGCTGGCGATTGTTGAACTATTACCAGACTTCAACGTACTGCCGCGTAAAGAGATCGTTGAGCCGGGGTTTGGGGTACAAACTTCGCCTATCGGTCCCTCGAAAACCTGCTGTAAATATCAAACCACGCAGCGGGTAGAAATACAGCCAATCAAAATTACCCGCGCAGGCATACGCAGCCATCAGGATGGGCGCTCGGTTATCCATATGCGCTTTGATTTTGGTGAGATGGCGGACAGAAAACAGATGGATCTGTCTAATCTGTGCCTGTATATCAACGCCGACACACCGGTGGCGTCAGCCCTGTACCGCGCTATGGTGTATCAGGTCGGCGCGATGAAAATCCGCTATCCCGGCTATCAGGATGGCGCGCTACAGCCGTTTAATGGGCGCATCACCCCGGCGGGTTTTTCTTCCGATGAGCGGCTGTGGCTGAAGCCGGATAATGCGTTTGGCGGCTATCAACTGCTGCTGGAGTATTTCACCTTCCGCGAAAAATTTATGTTTGTTGATTTACAGGGGCTGGATTTGGCGCAAATACCGCTAGCCTGTAACGCTTTTGAACTGGAGCTGGTGTTAAATGAAATCTGGGCTGACGACCTGCCTTTTAACGCAGAGAATATCCGTCTGCACTGTTCACCGGTGATTAATCTGTTTCCGATGGAAGCCGATCCGGTCAGAGTGAATCAATTGGACAGCGAATATCTGCTGCGTCCGCTGCTTTTGCAGGATGGACACATTGAAATCTATTCGGTGGATGCAGTGCAGTCCATCAGCCGCCACGGCCGTGCCAGCTATGTTCCCTTCACCAGCTTTCGCCATCGCGGCGGGATGTTGCGCCATGACGCACCGGAGCGCTATTACCACACGCGCGTGCGGCGCGGCGCATCGGGATTGCACGATACTTGGTTGATTCTGGGGGGACAGGTATGGGATAGGGCAGAAGAAGTCTATGATGAGACGCTCTCTCTGCGCATTACCGGCACCAACGGCATGTTACCCCGCAAGGCGCTGCGTAATGCGTCAATCAATCAAATCAGCCATAGCCAAACCGGCGTGGTGGCGGTGCGTAATCTGTGTGCGCCAACCTTGCCGTGCTACCCACCGGTGAATGACCGTTTTCACTGGCGGGTGTTGTCCCATCTGGCTCCTAACTACCTGTCATTAATGAATGCCGAAGTGCTGCGCGGTACCTTGGCCCTGTACGATTGGACGGACAATGAGCTTAATCGCCGCCGTCTGGAAGGCATTGTGGAGGTGAAACACAAACCGGTACAGCGCATGACCAAGGGCATGCTGGAACGCGGGGTGGAAATTGAAATCACCCTGAATACCCATCAGTTCCCCGGCGAGGGGGATGTGGCCCTGTTTGGTGAGCTGCTGCATCAGTTCTTTGCGCTGTATGCCGACCTGAATCTCTTTACCCGCCTGACGTTAGTACTTTTACCTACAGGGAAACGTTTAAAATGGACCGACAGCAAGACAGTACGTTCTCCCCTTTGA
- the tssA gene encoding type VI secretion system protein TssA gives MLTNLLQALFGSRDPQEGVKKRIQQHWQSWLVPIEGDNPTGIDPSYDDDFQLIKEEIAKLSGIDAALIIEISEKLLQKRTKDIRVASYYAWARLRLDGISGLADGLELMAGLVARYDTALYPKRAESKKSSIEWLASSKFIDLLDVQNSFQHQDLERAISALSLMVGYTNQWEGELPPDLRGLIRLFETRLENPEPEPLPSAPVTPLTNTVSTNGLKVKTEDVRSLREVLDQTRQISAFLREKPDGYLAAFRLIRSIRWDTVTALPPHDTHYATRLIAPRSELKQHLNRLWLQQSWIELLEQVERAFSEAANHFWLDLQRYACDAMLNAGAPYSGWQEICLTDVALMLDRLKGLERLTYSDGTPFADDDTLNWIASSASIRHLDEGESLAPIPVNVGGNWGEIEQQAMEIAGRDGLESAFNWMNNLPDMVTDRQRYLHRMLLARLAEQHGQRDMAFRLLNALNRECDNYRLTGWEPDLVFELKSRLLKLVQQKSVLKDADKTTLNKDADQLLSELTVLHPARALTF, from the coding sequence ATGCTAACTAATTTACTGCAAGCCCTGTTTGGCAGCCGCGACCCGCAGGAAGGGGTGAAAAAACGCATCCAGCAACATTGGCAATCGTGGCTGGTGCCAATCGAAGGGGATAACCCCACGGGCATCGACCCCAGCTATGACGACGATTTCCAACTGATAAAAGAAGAGATCGCCAAACTGTCCGGTATTGACGCCGCGCTGATTATTGAAATCAGTGAAAAGCTGCTGCAAAAGCGCACCAAAGACATTCGCGTGGCCTCTTACTACGCTTGGGCGCGCCTGCGGCTGGACGGTATTTCCGGACTGGCGGACGGTCTGGAACTGATGGCCGGTCTGGTGGCCCGTTACGATACCGCGCTGTATCCCAAACGTGCCGAAAGCAAAAAGTCGTCCATCGAGTGGTTAGCCAGCAGTAAGTTTATTGACTTACTGGACGTGCAAAACAGCTTTCAGCATCAGGATCTGGAACGCGCCATCTCTGCACTGTCGCTGATGGTTGGCTATACCAATCAGTGGGAAGGGGAACTGCCGCCGGATTTACGCGGCCTGATCCGCCTGTTTGAAACCCGACTGGAAAACCCGGAACCGGAGCCATTACCGTCGGCACCGGTCACGCCGCTGACCAATACGGTTTCGACCAACGGCCTGAAAGTGAAGACTGAGGACGTGCGTTCATTACGGGAAGTGCTGGACCAAACCCGTCAGATTTCTGCATTTTTGCGCGAGAAGCCGGATGGCTATCTGGCGGCGTTTCGCCTGATCCGCAGTATCCGATGGGATACGGTCACGGCGTTACCCCCGCACGATACCCACTATGCGACGCGCTTAATCGCTCCCCGCAGCGAGCTGAAACAGCACCTTAATCGCCTGTGGCTCCAACAAAGCTGGATAGAACTGCTGGAGCAGGTAGAGCGTGCGTTTTCTGAGGCGGCCAACCACTTCTGGCTCGATCTGCAACGCTATGCCTGCGATGCCATGCTCAATGCTGGCGCACCCTATAGCGGCTGGCAGGAGATCTGCCTGACGGATGTGGCCCTGATGCTAGACCGGCTAAAAGGGCTGGAGCGATTGACCTACAGCGACGGCACGCCGTTTGCCGATGATGACACCCTGAACTGGATAGCGTCGTCCGCCTCTATTCGTCATCTGGATGAAGGCGAGTCTCTGGCACCCATTCCGGTGAATGTGGGGGGGAATTGGGGCGAAATCGAACAGCAGGCGATGGAAATCGCCGGTCGCGACGGGCTGGAGTCGGCGTTTAACTGGATGAACAACCTGCCGGATATGGTGACCGACCGCCAACGCTATCTGCACCGTATGCTGTTGGCGCGACTGGCAGAACAGCATGGGCAGCGGGATATGGCCTTTCGTCTGTTGAATGCGCTCAATCGGGAATGTGATAACTACCGCTTAACCGGCTGGGAGCCGGATCTGGTGTTTGAACTCAAGTCGCGGCTGTTAAAGCTGGTTCAACAAAAAAGCGTACTGAAAGATGCGGATAAAACCACGCTGAATAAAGACGCCGATCAACTACTCAGTGAGCTAACGGTACTGCATCCTGCTCGCGCATTGACATTTTAA